The following proteins are encoded in a genomic region of Solea senegalensis isolate Sse05_10M linkage group LG5, IFAPA_SoseM_1, whole genome shotgun sequence:
- the acacb gene encoding acetyl-CoA carboxylase isoform X1 produces MLGLAVLGLVLWLLLLLWRSNNKLAAMPEKGEESPFGCGSSAAEDDTPASHSPRPGQHSRSPVPPTSTHQESHSSMADSASAGPVTRAMDSEPPQFSSEGTATQKPSKTKAPMFSSGPEVRPRLKFVLGASEDYSSDDEALATKPPSGASQPSVSTRKSTPPTSTAATSSSLTVIKPSMSGLHLVRKGREHRKMDLHRDFTVASPAEFVTRFGGNRVIEKVLIANNGIAAVKCMRSIRRWSYEMFRNERTIRFVVMVTPEDLKANAEYIKMADHYVPVPGGPNNNNYANVELIVDIAKRIPVQAVWAGWGHASENPKLPELLNKAGISFLGPSSKAMWALGDKVASSVVAQSADIPTLPWSGSGLRVDWTEEDQGRGNVISVPPEVYNKGCVLDVDDGLAGAERIGYPVVIKASAGGGGKGIRKVESSEDFPSLFRQVQTEVPGSPIFIMKLAQHARHLEVQILADEYGNAISLFGRDCSIQRRHQKIIEEAPATIASPSTFEQMEWCAVRLAKMVGYVSAGTVEYLFSEDGSFHFLELNPRLQVEHPCTEMIGDVNLPAAQLQIAMGIPLHRIKDIRLLYGESPWGDTIINFETPDCMPNPRGHVIAVRITSENPDEGFKPSSGTVQELNFRSSKNVWGYFSVGATGGLHEFADSQFGHCFSWGENREEAISNMVVAMKELSIRGDFRTTVEYLIKLLETESFRNNDIHTGWLDHLIAEKVQAERPDTMLGIVCGALHVADAAFRKSMSDFLHSLERGQVLPAASLLNSVSVDLIYEGVKYCLKVARQSPTTYVIMMNGSNIEIDVHRLSDGGLLLSYDGSSHTTYMKEEVDRFRITVGNKTCVFEKERDPTVLRSPSAGKLLQYIVEDGGHIDAGEIYAEIEVMKMVMTLTVQQSGCIHFIKRPGAVLETGCVVAHMDLDDPSSIHRVELNTATLPPQQPLPMVGERLHQVFHSVLENLIKVMDGYCLEEPFFSVKLKQWVATLMKTLRDPSLPLLELQEIMTSVAGRIPRSVEKDIRKVIAQYASNITSVLCQFPSQRIANILDCHAATLQRKADREVFFINTQSVVQLVQRYRSGIRGYMKSVVLDLLKRYLQVEMQFQQAHYDKCVVKLREQHKLDMSPVLEFIFSHAQVSKKNVLVTMLIDQLCGRDPTLADELMAILNELTQLSKMENSKVALRARQVLIASHLPSYELRHNQVESIFLSAIDMYGHQFCPENLKKLILSETSIFDVLPNFFYHANQVVCMAALEVYVRRAYIAYELNSIQHHQLRDGSCAVDFQFMLPSSHPNRGSSPTLNRLPLPTHGSGQFNTRQQGSELFLDGALPCQRMGAMVAFQCFDDFRRNFDEVLSSFAEPLMESSPLESCSSLYEETNCKYSKDNPIHIINVSIKSADTEDDNALVTALTAFTQSKRAILFEYGIRRITFLIAQKREFPKFFTFRARDEFQEDRIYRNLEPALAFQLELNRMRNFDLRAVPCANHKMQLYLGAARVQEGAEVTDYRFFIRAIIRHSDLITKEASFEYLKNEGERLLLEAMDELEVAFSNTCVRTDCNHIFLNFVPTVIMDPSKIEESVRSMVMRYGSRLWKLRVLQAELKINIRLTTTGNAIPIRLFLTNESGYYLDISLYKQVTDKSSGQIMFHSYGDKQGPLHGMLINTPYVTKDLLQAKRFQAQTLGTTYVYDFPEMFRQALFKMWGSGDKYPEDVLICTELVLDPQGRLVQMNRLPGDNDVGMVAFRMKMKTPEYPEGRDIIVICNDITHMIGSFGPQEDELFLRASELARAEGIPRIYVAANSGARIGLAEELKHMFQVAWIDPNDLYKGFKYLYLTPQDYTRISSTNAVHCHHVEEGGESRYIITDIIGQDDGLGVENLRGSGTIAGESSQAYQEVITISMVTCRAIGIGAYLVRLGQRVIQVENSHIILTGAGALNKVLGREVYTSNNQLGGVQIMHNNGVTHTTVPDDFEGVFTILQWLSYMPKNKHSSVPIIAVTDPVDREIEFTPTKAPYDPRWMLTGRPHPTVRGAWQSGFFDHGSFMEIMGSWAQTVVVGRARLGGIPLGVIAVETRTVEFTVPADPANLDSESKVLQQAGQVWFPDSAFKTAQAICDFNRERLPLMVFANWRGFSGGMKDMYDQILKFGAYIVDALRGFHQPVLVYIPPHAELRGGSWVVIDPTINPLCMELYADRESRGGVLEAEGTVEIKFRRKDLLKTMRRLDSVYASLVEQLASPELSEKQIKELESKLKAREEYLLPIYHQVAVQFVDLHDTPGRMQEKGVITDILDWKNVRTFFYWRLRRLLLEQVVKCEILQANKDLSDGHMQSMLRRWFVETEGTVKAYLWDNNKTVVEWLEKHLSKEDGTQSAIRENIKYLKRENTLKHIRSLVQANPEVAMDCIIHMSQNITPSQRAKLSHLFTTMDSTSTS; encoded by the exons ATGCTCGGGTTAGCAGTATTGGGATTAGTCCTTTGGctattgttgctgctgtggagGTCTAACAACAAGCTGGCTGCGATGCctgagaaaggagaggaatCTCCATTTGGCTGTGGCTCCTCAGCAGCTGAGGACGACACACCGGCTTCACACAGTCCTCGTCCAGGCCAACATTCCCGGTCCCCGGTGCCCCCTACCTCAACACATCAGGAGAGTCACAGTTCCATGGCCGACAGCGCCTCTGCAGGTCCTGTCACCAGAGCTATGGACTCTGAGCCTCCACAGTTCTCCTCTGAGGGAACAGCAACTCAGAAACCCAGCAAAACCAAAGCGCCGATGTTCAGCTCAGGACCTGAGGTGAGGCCACGCCTCAAATTCGTCCTTGGAGCATCAGAGGATTATTCCTCTGATGACGAGGCTTTGGCCACCAAACCTCCAAGTGGTGCGTCCCAGCCTTCGGTTTCCACCCGGAAATCTACTCCTCCGACGTCCACTGCAGCCACGTCGTCCAGCCTCACGGTCATCAA GCCTAGCATGTCTGGTCTTCATTTAGTGAGAAAAGGACGTGAACACAGAAAGATGGATCTGCACAGGGACTTCACTGTGGCCTCACCTGCTGAGTTTGTCACTCGATTCGGTGGCAATCGTGTCATCGAAAAA GTGCTGATAGCAAACAATGGTATCGCTGCAGTCAAATGTATGCGTTCTATCCGACGCTGGTCCTATGAAATGTTCCGCAATGAGAGGACTATTCGTTTCGTGGTCATGGTAACCCCTGAAGACTTGAAAGCTAATGCAG AATACATTAAAATGGCAGACCATTATGTGCCTGTACCTGGTGGGCCAAACAATAACAACTATGCCAACGTAGAGCTTATTGTGGACATCGCAAAAAGAATTCCAGTGCAG GCTGTGTGGGCTGGTTGGGGCCATGCGTCCGAAAATCCCAAACTGCCTGAGCTCCTGAACAAAGCAGGGATATCATTCTTAG GGCCGTCCAGTAAGGCCATGTGGGCTCTTGGGGATAAGGTGGCTTCATCTGTTGTGGCCCAGAGTGCTGACATTCCCACATTACCCTGGAGTGGATCAG GTCTGAGAGTGGACTGGACAGAGGAGGACCAAGGACGAGGCAATGTGATCAGTGTTCCTCCTGAGGTCTACAATAAGGGCTGTGTTCTTGACGTGGATGATGGCCTGGCT GGAGCTGAGAGAATTGGTTATCCAGTTGTAATCAAGGCCTCTGCGGGCGGTGGTGGAAAGGGTATCCGTAAAGTGGAAAGTTCTGAGGATTTTCCCAGTTTATTTAGACAG GTTCAGACAGAAGTACCAGGCTCCCCCATCTTCATCATGAAGCTGGCTCAGCATGCAAGACACCTCGAGGTTCAGATACTGGCCGATGAATATGGAAATGCTATTTCGCTGTTCGGACGGGACTGCTCCATCCAGAGAAGGCACCAGAAGATCATAGAGGAGGCTCCTGCCACCATAGCTTCTCCCTCAACGTTTGAGCAAATGGAATGG TGTGCTGTGCGACTTGCCAAGATGGTGGGTTATGTGAGTGCAGGCACTGTGGAGTATCTCTTCTCCGAAGATGGAAGTTTCCATTTCCTGGAGCTGAATCCTCGGCTGCAGGTTGAACATCCGTGCACAGAGATGATCGGCGACGTAAACCTGCCTGCTGCCCAGCTTCAG ATTGCAATGGGAATCCCGCTTCATAGAATTAAAGACATCCGCTTGCTTTATGGTGAAAGTCCATGGGGCGACACCATCATTAACTTTGAGACTCCAGACTGCATGCCAAATCCAAGAGGGCATGTCATTGCTGTCCGCATCACCAGCGAGAACCCCGATGAG GGTTTCAAACCAAGTTCTGGCACCGTGCAGGAGCTGAACTTCCGCAGCAGTAAAAACGTGTGGGGTTATTTCAGCGTGGGTGCGACTGGTGGCCTGCATGAATTTGCAGACTCTCAGTTTGGACACTGTTTCTCCTGGGGCGAGAACCGCGAAGAGGCCATTTC GAACATGGTGGTGGCTATGAAGGAACTGTCCATCAGAGGTGACTTTAGGACAACGGTTGAATACCTCATCAAGCTACTGGAGACAGAGAGCTTCAGAAACAATGACATTCACACGGGCTGGTTGGATCATCTCATCGCAGAGAAAGTGCAG GCGGAGAGACCAGACACCATGCTGGGCATTGTTTGTGGGGCGTTACATGTCGCCGATGCTGCTTTCAGAAAGAGCATGTCTGACTTCCTCCATTCCCTGGAGAG AGGTCAAGTACTGCCTGCAGCCAGTCTCCTCAACTCTGTCAGTGTGGATCTAATATATGAAGGAGTCAAGTACTGCCTCAAG GTGGCTCGCCAGTCCCCAACAACTTACGTCATCATGATGAACGGGTCAAACATTGAAATAGATGTCCACAGGCTGAGCGATGGGGGCCTCCTGCTGTCCTACGACGGCAGCAGCCACACAACCTACATGAAAGAGGAAGTTGACAG ATTCCGCATCACTGTGGGCAACAAGACGTGCGTATTTGAGAAGGAGAGAGATCCCACTGTGCTGAGATCGCCCTCTGCTGGCAAGCTGCTGCAGTACATTGTTGAGGATGGAGGTCATATTGATGCGGGAGAGATATATGCTGAGATTGAG gtgatgaagatggtgatgacTCTGACTGTACAGCAGTCTGGTTGTATCCACTTCATCAAGAGACCTGGAGCAGTACTGGAGACTGGCTGTGTGGTGGCACATATGGACCTGGATGACCCCAGCAGTATACACCGG GTGGAACTCAACACGGCCACGCTGCCACCTCAGCAGCCGCTGCCCATGGTTGGAGAAAGGCTTCACCAGGTGTTTCACAGTGTGCTTGAAAATCTGATTAAAGTCATGGATGGCTACTGTCTAGAAGAGCCCTTCTTCAGCGTCAAG ctgaaaCAGTGGGTGGCTACTCTGATGAAGACTCTAAGAGACCCCTCCCTGCCTCTGTTGGAACTTCAGGAGATCATGACTAGTGTGGCGGGTCGTATTCCACGTAGTGTTGAGAAAGACATCCGTAAAGTCATCGCTCAGTATGCGAGCAACATCACTTCTGTCCTCTGCCAGTTCCCCAGTCAAAGG ATTGCAAATATTCTAGACTGCCATGCAGCAACTCTGCAAAGGAAGGCTGACCGTGAGGTTTTCTTCATTAACACTCAGAGTGTTGTACAGCTGGTGCAAAG GTACCGCAGTGGAATCCGTGGTTATATGAAGTCTGTGGTTCTTGATCTGCTCAAGCGCTATCTACAAGTAGAGATGCAGTTTCAGCAag CTCACTATGACAAGTGCGTCGTTAAGTTGAGAGAGCAGCACAAACTCGACATGAGTCCCGTGCTGGAGTTCATCTTCTCTCATGCCCAGGTGTCTAAGAAGAACGTGCTGGTCACAATGCTCATA GACCAACTGTGCGGAAGGGATCCCACTCTGGCAGATGAGCTGATGGCCATCCTTAATGAACTCACACAACTCAGCAAGATGGAAAACTCAAAGGTGGCTTTGAGAGCCAGACAG GTCTTGATCGCCTCCCATTTGCCATCATACGAACTGAGACACAACCAGGTGGAGTCGATCTTCCTGTCAGCCATCGACATGTACGGCCACCAGTTCTGTCCAGAGAACTTGAAG AAACTGATTCTCTCTGAAACGTCCATTTTTGACGTTTTGCCCAATTTCTTCTATCACGCCAATCAAGTTGTTTGCATGGCTGCTTTGGAg GTGTATGTGCGCAGAGCATATATCGCCTATGAGCTAAATAGCATCCAGCATCACCAGCTGCGGGATGGATCATGTGCTGTAGACTTCCAGTTCATGTTGCCATCGTCGCATCCAAACAG AGGGAGCAGCCCCACTCTGAACAG ACTTCCTTTGCCAACACATGGATCGGGGCAGTTTAACACAAGGCAACAGGGAAGTGAGCTTTTCCTGGATGGAGCCTTACCCTGCCAGCGTATGGGTGCCATGGTGGCGTTCCAGTGTTTTGATGACTTCAGAAG GAATTTTGATGAAGTTCTTTCTAGCTTTGCAGAACCACTCATGGAGAGTTCTCCATTAGAGTCCTGCTCTAGTCTCTATGAGGAGACGAATTGCAAG TATTCAAAAGACAACCCGATCCACATCATCAACGTGTCCATAAAATCTGCAGACACGGAGGACGACAATGCTTTAGTCACAGCTCTTACTGCCTTCACTCAGTCAAAG aGAGCTATCCTCTTCGAGTACGGAATCAGGAGAATCACATTTTTGATCGCACAGAAG AGAGAATTTCCCAAATTCTTCACTTTCAGAGCAAGAGATGAG TTTCAGGAGGATCGTATTTACCGCAATCTGGAGCCAGCGTTAGCATTTCAGCTGGAGCTCAACCGTATGAGGAACTTTGACCTGAGAGCCGTTCCCTGCGCCAACCACAAGATGCAGCTCTACCTCGGTGCCGCTCGTGTCCAGGAGGGAGCTGAAGTCACAGACTATCGCTTTTTCATCCGAGCCATCATCCGCCACTCAGATCTCATTACAAAG GAAGCCTCTTTTGAGTACCTTAAAAATGAGGGAGAACGTCTCCTCTTGGAGGCCATGGATGAGCTGGAGGTGGCCTTCAGTAACACCTGCGTCCGCACTGACTGCAACCACATCTTCCTCAACTTTGTCCCAACTGTCATCATGGACCCGTCCAAA ATCGAGGAGTCCGTCCGCTCCATGGTGATGCGCTATGGCAGCCGTCTTTGGAAGCTGCGGGTCCTGCAGGCAGAACTGAAGATCAACATTCGCCTGACAACAACAGGAAATGCCATTCCTATCCGTCTGTTTCTCACCAACGAATCTGGCTATTACCTGGACATCAGCCTGTACAAGCAAGTCACTGACAAGAGTTCTGGACAG ATCATGTTCCACTCGTATGGAGACAAGCAGGGTCCTCTGCATGGTATGCTGATTAACACTCCTTATGTGACCAAAGACCTGCTGCAAGCCAAACGCTTCCAGGCTCAGACTTTGGGCACAACATACGTCTACGACTTCCCTGAGATGTTTAGACAG GCACTTTTTAAGATGTGGGGTTCTGGGGATAAATACCCTGAAGACGTGCTGATTTGTACTGAGCTGGTTCTGGACCCGCAAGGTCGGCTGGTGCAGATGAACCGCCTGCCGGGAGACAATGAC GTGGGAATGGTTGCCTTtaggatgaagatgaagactcCGGAGTACCCAGAGGGGAGAGACATCATCGTCATCTGTAATGACATCACTCACATGATTGGCTCGTTCGGTCCTCAGGAGGACGAGCTGTTCCTCAGAGCCTCTGAGCTGGCTCGGGCCGAGGGCATCCCACGCATTTACGTCGCAGCCAACAGTGGAGCTCGCATTGGCCTCGCGGAAGAACTCAAACACATGTTCCAGGTGGCATGGATTGACCCCAATGACCTGTACAAG GGTTTCAAGTATCTTTACCTGACACCTCAGGATTACACACGCATCAGCTCAACCAACGCTGTTCACTGTCACCATGTAGAGGAAGGTGGAGAGTCAAG ATACATCATCACCGACATCATCGGCCAGGATGATGGTCTTGGTGTTGAGAACCTGCGAGGTTCTGGCACCATTGCTGGAGAATCTTCTCAGGCCTATCAGGAGGTTATCACCATCAGTATG GTTACGTGTCGTGCTATTGGTATCGGAGCCTATCTGGTGCGTTTGGGACAGCGAGTCATCCAGGTGGAGAACTCTCACATTATCCTGACTGGAGCAGGTGCTCTGAACAAG GTCCTGGGCAGAGAGGTCTACACGTCCAACAATCAGCTGGGTGGTGTCCAGATCATGCACAATAATGGAGTCACTCACACCACCGTGCCAGATGACTTTGAGGGCGTCTTCACCATCCTCCAGTGGCTCTCCTACATGCCAAAG AACAAACACTCTTCTGTGCCTATTATCGCAGTGACAGATCCAGTTGACAGAGAGATAGAGTTCACTCCCACCAAAGCCCCGTATGACCCTCGCTGGATGCTGACTGGTAGACCTCACCCCA CAGTGAGAGGCGCTTGGCAGAGTGGATTCTTTGACCACGGCTCTTTCATGGAGATCATGGGGTCTTGGGCTCAGACGGTGGTTGTGGGAAGAGCAAG GTTAGGAGGAATTCCCCTTGGTGTCATTGCCGTTGAAACTCGCACAGTTGAGTTCACTGTCCCAGCCGATCCAGCCAACCTGGACTCCGAATCtaaa GTTCTACAGCAGGCCGGCCAGGTGTGGTTTCCAGACTCCGCCTTTAAAACAGCGCAGGCCATCTGTGACTTCAACCGCGAACGTCTGCCTCTCATGGTGTTTGCCAACTGGAGGGGCTTCTCTGGAGGAATGAAGG ATATGTATGACCAGATATTAAAGTTTGGAGCCTATATTGTGGATGCTTTGCGTGGTTTCCATCAGCCGGTGCTGGTGTACATCCCACCACATGCTGAGCTGAGGGGAGGGTCTTGGGTGGTGATTGACCCCACCATCAACCCACTGTGTATGGAGCTCTATGCTGACAGGGAGAGCAG AGGGGGAGTGCTCGAGGCCGAGGGTACAGTGGAGATCAAATTCAGGAGGAAAGATCTGCTGAAGACCATGAGAAGACTAGATTCAGTCTACGCTAGTCTGGTTGAGCAACTCG CTTCTCCAGAGCTTTCTGAAAAACAGATCAAAGAGCTGGAGTCAAAGCTCAAAGCGAGGGAAGAATACCTGTTGCCCATctaccaccaggtggcagtgCAGTTTGTGGACCTCCATGACACCCCAGGGAGGATGCAGGAGAAAGGTGTCATCACT GATATTTTGGATTGGAAGAATGTGCGGACCTTCTTTTACTGGCGTCTGCGTCGCCTCCTGCTGGAGCAGGTCGTGAAATGTGAGATTCTGCAGGCCAACAAGGACCTCAGTGACGGACACATGCAGTCCATGCTGCGGCGCTGGTTTGTTGAAACGGAGGGAACAGTCAAG GCTTACCTTTGGGATAACAATAAAACCGTGGTCGAGTGGCTCGAGAAGCATTTGTCCAAGGAGGACGGCACTCAGTCGGCAATCCGAGAGAACATCAAGTActtgaaaagagaaaacactttgaaacaCATCCGCag TCTGGTGCAGGCAAACCCTGAAGTAGCCATGGACTGCATCATCCACATGAGCCAGAACATCACTCCGTCCCAGAGGGCCAAGCTCTCGCATCTCTTCACAACTATGGACAGCACCAGCACCAGTTAA